The sequence below is a genomic window from Brevibacillus laterosporus.
GATGTATCAAGGAGAACGGCTAGTCTATCACTGGCGTATTGCGAGTGACCGTAATAAGACGGAAGACGAGTATGGTATGCTTTTACTCAACTTATTTCAAAGCGTACAGCTCACTCTAGAAGACGTGACGGGGATTATTATTTCTTCTGTTGTGCCACCGTTAAATAAAGCTGTGGAAAGCATGTGTGAAAAATATTTTGCTAGGAAGCCGTTATTGATTGGACCAGGTATTAAAACTGGACTGAATATAAAAGCAGAATATCCCAGGGAAGTGGGAGCCGATCGGATTGTCAACGCTGTTGCAGCGATTCATGAGTATGGAGCGCCTTTGTTACTTGTTGACTTCGGTACGGCTACTACCTTCTGTTATGTAGATGACAAGAACCAGTACTGGGGAGGCGCAATCGCTCCAGGTATCGGTATATCAACAGAGGCGCTCTTTACGCGTGCCGCTAAGCTACCACGTATTGAGATTGCCAAGCCTGCTACTGTGATTGGAAGAAACACAATAGCCTCCATGCAATCGGGTATTTTTTACGGTTTTATCGGACAAGTAGAGGGCATTGTTAGGAGAATGAAGCAGGAGTGCAATAGTCAGCCAACGGTAGTTGCAACAGGTGGTCTTGCTCCGCTTATTACGAAGGAGACAGATTGCATCGATGTGGTCGATCAGCATTTGACGATGAAGGGCTTACGATTGATTTATGAGCGGAATGTGTAAGAGTTTTTTCTAAAGCCATGGGGTATGTTCCTGTGGCTTTTTTATCAATATGTATAGAAAAACTGCACCTCCAATTGTTTGGTGTGTCTAACAATTGGGGTGCAGTACACAGTAAGCCAGAGCGGTTCAATTTTATGATGTCAAAGGGCAGAGATATACTCCTTCAACATTACAAATTTTTTCTAGTAGTTCCCTATTAGCTTCATCTCTCAAATATGTAGGGCAAGCGAAGTCACCAGGCCATATAATGAGATTCAAATCTACAAAGTAAAGGCAAGTTGAAATATAATCACGAAGATTCAATTTGAGTAAGAATTCAAGATCTTCCAATTCAGAAACTTCAATGATTGTTCCATGGAATTTCTCTTGTAGTTCTTTGAGTTTGTTCTGATCAATATTTTCGGGGAATATGTTGTCATATGAAATGCTACTTTCCACGAAAGTGCGAGAGCAAGTCCATAAATTTCTAAAAACATTTAAAAATTTGCGTTCAATATCTAAATAGTCTCGTTGCTCTTTAATTTCCCTGTCCTTCTCATAGAAAATCTCTGCTTGATTATACTTATCCCAATTTTGAATTAATGTAGGAAAACGGTTGATTCTATACATTTTATTGGTATATTGCTTATCAAACTCATCCCACTTATCAACAAATAGAATATCCTTATCCCAATGTTCAGGTCGATCACAACCCTGTTTTAGATAATCCATGTCAATGGTATAATGTGAAATGTAGTCTTGGAACGTTACAAAACTCTTACTTTCCAACAATTTTCCCCTCTTTCGATAAAGAAGCAATTCTCTTACCCTTGTCATTATTCAATTTCCATACATCTCCTTTATGTCCGTCTTTATCGCCACCAGTTCCCCTAGTTTTTTCAATAGTCCAGCCTGTTTTTTGATCTTTATATGTACTTGTTTTTCCTTTTACTTTATCAGTAAATTTATCTAAATCTACAGAGTAATCGTCATTTTTCTTTTTTAGTTTTTTAGGGATTGCATCAGCAGCTCCCCAAGCTAACGGGATATGTAAGAGTTTTTTCTAAAGCCATGGGGTATGTTCCTGTGGCTTTTTCATCAATAAATCATCCTTTTAACTTAAGGATTTTTAACAGGTAGAGTGTTACAATTGTATGCATAGAAAAACCGCCCGACATTATGCCAGAGCGATTCAATTTTATGATGTCAAAGGGTAGAGATATAACCCTTCAACATTGCAAATTTTTTCTAGTAGTTCCCTATTAGCTTCATCTCTCAAATATGTAGGGCAAGCGAAGTCACCAGGCCAAATAATGAGATTCAAATCTACAAAGGAAAGACAAGTTGAAATATAATTACGAAAATTTAATATTAGTAAAAATTCAAGTTCTTCCCATTCAACTCCTTCAATTATTTCAATGTTATTAGCATTGAATTTCTTTTGCAGTTCCTTCACTTTGTTTTGATTCGCCCATTTAGGGAAAATATTGTCGTAGTGAATACTACTTTCAACGAAAATACGAGAGCAAGTCCATAAGTTTTTGATAACACGTAAAAATTTACGTTCAATTTCTAAATAGTCACATTGCTCTTCCGGTTCCTTACGTTTGTCAAAAAAAACCACTAATTGACGATGCTTTTCCCAATCTTGAATTAATGTAGGAAAGCGGTCAAGCCTATACATTTTTTGGGAATATTGCTTATCGAACTCACTCCACTTATCAATAAATAGATTATCATTATCCCAATGCTGAGGTAGATCGCAACCCTTCTTAAGATAATTGATATCAATACAATAATGTGAAATGTATTCTTGAAACGTCACAAAAACCTTACTTTCCAACAATTTTCCCTTCTTTCGTCAAAGAAGCAATTCTATTTCCATCGCTATCATTCAGTTTCCACACATCACCTTTATGTCCGACTTTATCTCCCCCAGTTCCCTTAGTTTTTTCAAGAAACCAGCCTGTTTTAGGATCTTTTAGCCAGCCTTTATTTTTTACTTTATCAGTAAATTTCCCTAAATCTACAGAGTATTTGTCATCTTTCTTTTTCAATTTTTTAGGGATGTCATCAGCAGCATCTTCGATTTCTTGCTTTGTACTTAAATAAAAATCCCTATCTTTTTTCCTTTGTTTATCCAACTCTTCCCCTACATAAAGGCCAGCTGTAACAGCAGCAACACCACCAGCTACAAATGCAGCGATTTCAGCGGCTCCCCAAGCTAATGGGATAAGAAAAACAGCTCTTTTTTGTCTTCCATTACTCTCTTTTTGTAATTGGGACATTACCTCGTCAGCAGAGCTATCTTTTAGTTCAAGTAGTGCCTCCTCTGTTTCTTTATCTATTACAGTAATATTATATGTCTGGGTTTGCTTATTAAGAGTAATAGTTGTTACGACTTCATCTTTTTCAAATGTAATAGTTTCAAAATCTTCATTTACTACTACCTGTTTAGCTTCTATAACTTGATTAGGTAATGCATAAGCTCCTGTAACACCACTTGTTAACATTACTGCAACAATAAGAGAAGAGATGATTTTTTTCATTGAGAGCACTCCTTTTGGAAATGTTTTGAATAAACTCTGTATAGAATATTATTATTTTCTAAATATTTCAAGTTAAATTAAGGTAAAATTTCAAATAAAATTAAAATAATAATATTCATAAAATTTATATAATTAAAATTAATTATTTTTGTGTGATGCTTTACAATCCAAATATAAGGAAGGTCTAGCAACAGAGCTATTGGGTAGCTTAGTCATCTTTTGGTTTAATTATCTTCAAAAAAATCTAAGCAAAAGATCTCAGAGTGTTGAGAAGTCCCCTTTCGTAAAAATGAGGACTTTTTGTGTCGGTTTAGGGGTACCAATATGTCTCCATGGCTTTTTTTGTCCTAAAAAGCAAGAGTATGCTTCCTCTATCAGATGGTATGAAAGAAGGGGGGAGATGTAATGAGAGGCTTTCGTATCAGTTACATTCGTTTGCTTGTTATAACATTGCTGGCAATTACATGCGGTTTCCTAAGTTACCAGGCAGTGCGACCTGAGATATTTTATTACATCAAGGTGAAAGAGCAGAGCGAGCTAGAAATCGGGGCTCCCCTTTCGCTTGATCATATTGAAAAGGGAACTTTAGAAATGGGAAATCGGTTTTTTAGTAGCTCGGTAGGGGTACCCGGCTTAATCCCTTGGAAAGAGGTAAGAAATATAATTGGTATGCCAGTGATTCGGCATGTAAAGGCAGGTGTCCCTTTGCTAATAGGGGATATTCCAACAACAAGCACAGAAGAAATTCAGATTCAAAATAAAGAGCCTAATCAGACAGCAGTGACGATTCCCGTTGATAACATCACTGGTATATCAGCACAGTTACAGGAAGGGGAGCGTGTTCATTTGTATGCCTCTTTTGAGAATGCAGAGGGGGCACATACTGGACTTTTATTAAAGGCAATGCCCGTTGTTGGTGTGCAACGCGGCATGGATGGAGATGGTTCAAACCTGAGGGCAGTGACGATTTCTTTAAAACTTCACGAAGCGAGATTGCTCACCCATGCTTTGCATTATGGCAAGTTACATTTAGGAAAAGCAGGGTATAACAAGGATCAAACGGCAGGAGTAGGAGACACTCAATTTGCGGCAGCACTGATGAAAACCAAGAAAAGATGGATGGATACGGAAGAAGAAGGAGGAAGATAAATGCATGTTCGGTCGAAGCGAATGTTACTTGTCGATGCGGATCAGCAATGCATAAAGGAGCTAGCAGGGCAACTAGTAGAGAGTAACTATGTGAAAGTATGTGGAGTGATAGCAGATTATAAAGAGATATTCTACTCATTGCAGACAGAACAACCAGATATAGTATTGGTAGGAGCTTTTCAAGAAATGGAGCTTGGTTTATTATGCCATCAAATCCGATTTTACTTTCCTACTATTACTTGTTTGGTTGCCTGTGATTTACATGATATGCAATGGGAACCTTTTTTAAGAAATCTGGGTACATTCGTATTACAAAAGCCAGTTTCCTCTTCTATGATTGAGATGGTTGCTAAGCAAATTTCCTCTTCAGGATTATTACCCCCTATGAATTTTCAACGGATGAATACACCCAAGGAACATTTCACGCAAGCTTCTGAAAACACATCCCCCAATCTATCGGTTCCTGGTTTGACCCAAGCACATCACCAACATCTCATTACTGTGTATGGACCAAAGGGAGGGGTAGGTAAAACATTTTTATCACGGGAATTAGCGATCTATTACTCACTTCAGCCTTTAGAAGGAGAAAAGAATAAGGTGCTCGCCATTGATTTTAACTTGGATTTGGGTACATTTGCTACTTCACTAAATTTGCCTCGTACTCCGAATCTTTTTACGTGGGTTCAGGAAATACAAGAGAGATTAATTCAAGTAGTGCAGAGAGATGGACGAGATCCTGACTTCATTAGTCATGAGGAATGGCAGGAGTATGCGGCTTCAATGCCACTTCGTCCAGAAGAAATTGAACGTTATATCGTAGTACACCCTGAATCGGGTCTACATGTACTTACTTCACCAAGAGACATACGGCAAAGTTTTGACATTAAGGATTATCATTTGTACGTCATTCTAGAGACGATCAAACAAAGCGTATACAATGTGGTTTTAATTGATACGGCGCCAGATACTACGGACGCAACTATTCAAGCATTATTTTTTGCTGAACGAGTGGTGATGGTAGGGAGTCCAGTGGTAGATGCAATTGAAAATATTCAGCGTGTCTTAAAATTATTGCGTGAAGCTGAGTACCCAGAACAAAAAATTCAAATCTGCATGAATCGTTTGCAGAAGCGTGAGATGTTTTCATTAGAAGAAATGAAAGCATATTTTCAACTACATCCAAGTAAGACATTACTAACAGTTCCTGATGATGATGAAGTGAAAAAATCGATTAATACAGGAATTCCACTCATGCTAACCTCGTCTAGGTCTCAAGCCAAACTTGCCATTGAAAAATTGGGACAAGTGCTTATTCCCCCTTCACAAAAAGAAGACCAACCTGATGATTACCCTACACAAAAAAGGAAAAAGACAAGTTTATTTAATTGGTTTGGCAAAGGGGGTCTATGATGAGTTTTTCGCGAAAAACGCTATTAGGAACAGAGGTACAAAAGCGATTAGGAATATCTGATTTAAAGCGTCAGGCTCATGATTTTTCAAACCTACATAGTAAGGTAGGCCATGTTGTTCAGGAGAGTACCAGTAAGTACGTAGAAAAGGAACGGTTTTTATCCCGAGAAGAGGAGACTCATGTAAAAGGACAAATTGTTGAGTCTTATGGAAAACGATTGTGGGAAGAGAAAGGTTCCCCTATCTTGATAGAGGAAGTGAGGGAGGATTTAAGACGATTGGTAGAACGGCAAGCACCACTGCCAACCCATCAGCTGGAAGTTGAGGTGCACCGGATTTTACACGAATTAATTGGGTGGGGACATCTGGATGAGTTACTTGAAGATCAAGACATTACAGAGGTGATTGTACAAAAATTTAGTGATGTAGTAGTAGAGCGCAAAAGTATAGGAAGACTGGAACGTTTGCCTGAGAAATATTTCTTTGATGAGGAGCAGTTGTTGCGCTTAATAGAGCAAATCGCAGCTACTATGGGTCGGGAATTTAATGAATCCAAAGCTGAATTACATACACAACTTCCCGATGGGTCAAGGCTTACGGCTACCCATCGCTCTATTTCACCAGATGGACATATGCTTACTATTCGAAAGCACCGTGATCTTCTATCTCAAAAAGATTATTTGCAGTATGGTTCAATCTGTAAACCTATGCTGTCTTTTTTGGAGTATGCCGTGGGAATAGCAAGGGCTTCTGGAATGGTGAGTGGGGGTACCGGCTCAGGAAAGACTCACCTTCTTAATCTTATTTCCCAATTTATCTCTCCACATATTAGTGTTATTACAATTGAAGATGTCTTGGAATTAAAGTTACAGCATCCTTTTGTTCGTCGATTTTTAACAAAGCCAGCTAATCATGAGGGAAAAGGAGGTTTTTCCATACGTGATTGTGTCAGGCTTTCTTTGCGCAAACGCCCAGATGTCATCATTGTAGGAGAGACTCGTGGAGGAGAGATTATCGACATCGTTTGGGCGATGAATACAGACCACCCAGGTAGCTGGAGCACCGCTCATGCTAATTCTCCACGGGCTTTGATTGATTCTACTTTACCCATTTTGTTTGGGAAGGCAGAAGAATCCTATAGCTCCCTAGAAAGAAATTTGATGGTTGGTTCGGCTCTTGATCTGATCGTGCAAGTTAAACGTTTTGAAGAAGATGGTAGCAGGAAGGTTGTCTCCATTACAGAGGTCATAGGAACTGGAGAATCAGATGAAGATAAAATTAGAAGCATGTTGTCGGTCAAGCAGGTGATACCTAATCGAGTATATCTTCAGGATATTTACGTCTATGAACCACTAGGAGTGAAAGAAGGTAAGGTTGTCGGTCAATATAGATGGACAGGACATAGACCAGAAAGCTTGATAAGGCGTTGGAAAGCGAAAGGAATAAGAGAAGAGGAGATAAATGAGATGTTCTTTACGGAGCCCATTAAAGTGTAACAAAGGAGGAGGGGGCAATGTTAAATGAGTGGATGGCTCGTTGTGTAGCTTTACTCTCAGGTGGGCTCCTGTTGAGAATAATGCTACCTGCCGACTTTTTGAGTCTAAAAACTGAAAATAGATCAACTCATATGATTATTACAGAAATGCATCAAAATCGAAAACATTGGAAAATCCGTATGGAAGAGAGACTGAAACAAGCGCGTTTAGACATCGGTATTAGAAGATATGTATTCTATTGCTTTATTACGGGCTTATCTTTTTATGTACTAAGTTTATATGTTTTAGATTCTTGGTGGCTTTCTTTACCTTTTTGGTTTTTTGGGTTTTTAGTTGTACATCGTTGGTTGGCAGTTTGGCGAAATAAAAAAAGAGAGCGTTTTGAAGAAGGGAATCAGAAGGCACTTCGAATTATTGCTAGCTCCATGCGTACGAATCCTTCCTATATTCATGCTTTTGAACAAGTGGCTACCAGCAGATTAATTGACAAAAGTATTGCACAGGAATATGAAATGGTTGTCGAAAAGTTACGTGGTCAAATTGTATTAGAGGATGCAATGAAATGGTTGTATATAAAAACTGGGTCAACAGATATTGAATATGTAGCGACGATTATACAGGTACAACGAGAATTAGGTGGCGATATGGCTCAAACACTAGATATTGCTGTTTCCTCTGTAATTCGTAGAAAACAATCGAAAAGAAGACAGGTATCAGCTTTGTCTCAAGTTTTAGCTCAAGTCAATTTGCTAAGTGCGATGCCTTTCTTCTTTGTTGGAATCTTATATGTGAATAATCCTAATCACTTTACACCATTAACGGAGAGCCTGAGTGGTCGCTTTGCAACGCTGGCGTGCTTTTTATTAATCATTGCTGGGGGAGAATTTATTCGTTATCTAGCCATGTCAGTAGGAAGACAAGAAGGGTAAGGGAGAGGAGGGAGACGATGGCCCTTTTAGCAAGTATATGGATGGGGATTGTGTTAATCATGATAGCCTTTCCTTTTTTATATGTAGTTGATTTGGGTGAAAAAAAGAATTTATCTACTAGAATTATTTTAGAAAAACAGAGAGAGAAGAATGGGATAAGCTTGTTTTCGAGCGGCCAACATATCATATATTGGGTGACGGAACCTGCACGTATGGAAGCTTTGGCAAAGAGATTGGGATTTGATTTGTTACGTATGGAAAGGCAGCTTCATCGCTTGCGTTGGAAGACAAAAGTAGAGGAATGGTTCGTCTTAAAAGCGATGGGGGCCTTATTTTTGGGAGGGGCAGTGATACTTCTAGGCTGTCAGTATCTGCGAGATGGGGAGATAGATATTTTTCATAAAATCGGGCTAATCACCTCCCTTTTGTTATATTTTTCTCCTAACCTTATTATCAACTGGTATGACAAACGTGCGAAAAAGGAGATGGAAACACAAATCCCTATTTTTTTTAGTATTGTGTTAGCTCTTGTCGAAGCAGGTATGCCTGTGCATTCGGCAATGAATAAGGCTGCAAGCAGGTACCCCAAACGACTTGGACAAGAAATTGCTTGTTTAGAAGTTGAGCAAAAGCGTTATGGAAATTGGCGAAAGGCCTTGGAGGAGTTAGCTCTACGTTGGGATTTGGACTCTTTTTTATCAATTGTGACAGACATACAAGAGGCGCTGACCAAAGGAACTAGCATTGCCCATTTATTGCGTATGCATATTGAAGAACAATTGCGAAAAGAAGAGGACCAGATGACAGATGAAGTAAATCGAATGAGTGTCAGATTGCTACCCCTAGTAATTCTGCTTATGGGGGTCCCCCTGATGTTTCTGGTATTAGGACCATCTTTTATAGGCATACAAAATCAGCTGTAAAAAAATTCCTTATTCAAAAATATATTTGCGGGGGCTCTCTATCTTTTGTGAAAGTAAAAGTATGAGAAGGGGGCTGGAAATATGAATGATATAGTGCATTATGCTAAGCGTTTTTGGAAAGAAGAAGATGCTGTAACAATCGTAGAGATGGTCATCATTGTAGCGGTAATTTTAATATTCCTCATCCCTACCCTGGTAGAACTACGTACAACAGAAGACCAGAAATTAAAAGAATTGCAAGAGAAAATAAGTAAATGAGCTTAGTACTTATTCCAGTATTGGCTACAGCTGCTTATTATGATGGGCGGTACCGGAGAGTCCCTAATTGGCTTGTTGGTGTAACATTATGTATAGCCGGTCTACTAAGAGGAGCGATTGGAGAAATAGGGCAGATGATAGTAGGTGTAGGGACGGGATTTTTACTAACACTGTTACCTGTACTAGTAAAGGGTATGGGAATGGGCGATCAAAAATTGCTCATGCTGGTAGGTAGCTATACATCTCCATCTACTACTTATTGGATTTTTTGTTGTTCACTAGTGGTAAGTATTTGCTTTCTATTGGTTTATCCCTCACGTATTAGCTTGACCTATCATCATTTGAAGAGCAGTGCAGGTGTGTGGCTTGCTCATGGTGATTTATGGTTACCAGAGGTAGGAAAATCAGCGTTACCTTTGCCATACGCTATCAGTCTCTTATTAGCATACATTATCTATTTAGTGAAAACCTATGTTTGATAGACATAGATGGTTTGTATATGTAAGAAAT
It includes:
- a CDS encoding type III pantothenate kinase, with the protein product MLLVMDIGNTNIVLGMYQGERLVYHWRIASDRNKTEDEYGMLLLNLFQSVQLTLEDVTGIIISSVVPPLNKAVESMCEKYFARKPLLIGPGIKTGLNIKAEYPREVGADRIVNAVAAIHEYGAPLLLVDFGTATTFCYVDDKNQYWGGAIAPGIGISTEALFTRAAKLPRIEIAKPATVIGRNTIASMQSGIFYGFIGQVEGIVRRMKQECNSQPTVVATGGLAPLITKETDCIDVVDQHLTMKGLRLIYERNV
- a CDS encoding glucuronyl hydrolase, with amino-acid sequence MKKIISSLIVAVMLTSGVTGAYALPNQVIEAKQVVVNEDFETITFEKDEVVTTITLNKQTQTYNITVIDKETEEALLELKDSSADEVMSQLQKESNGRQKRAVFLIPLAWGAAEIAAFVAGGVAAVTAGLYVGEELDKQRKKDRDFYLSTKQEIEDAADDIPKKLKKKDDKYSVDLGKFTDKVKNKGWLKDPKTGWFLEKTKGTGGDKVGHKGDVWKLNDSDGNRIASLTKEGKIVGK
- a CDS encoding response regulator; this encodes MHVRSKRMLLVDADQQCIKELAGQLVESNYVKVCGVIADYKEIFYSLQTEQPDIVLVGAFQEMELGLLCHQIRFYFPTITCLVACDLHDMQWEPFLRNLGTFVLQKPVSSSMIEMVAKQISSSGLLPPMNFQRMNTPKEHFTQASENTSPNLSVPGLTQAHHQHLITVYGPKGGVGKTFLSRELAIYYSLQPLEGEKNKVLAIDFNLDLGTFATSLNLPRTPNLFTWVQEIQERLIQVVQRDGRDPDFISHEEWQEYAASMPLRPEEIERYIVVHPESGLHVLTSPRDIRQSFDIKDYHLYVILETIKQSVYNVVLIDTAPDTTDATIQALFFAERVVMVGSPVVDAIENIQRVLKLLREAEYPEQKIQICMNRLQKREMFSLEEMKAYFQLHPSKTLLTVPDDDEVKKSINTGIPLMLTSSRSQAKLAIEKLGQVLIPPSQKEDQPDDYPTQKRKKTSLFNWFGKGGL
- a CDS encoding CpaF family protein, whose protein sequence is MSFSRKTLLGTEVQKRLGISDLKRQAHDFSNLHSKVGHVVQESTSKYVEKERFLSREEETHVKGQIVESYGKRLWEEKGSPILIEEVREDLRRLVERQAPLPTHQLEVEVHRILHELIGWGHLDELLEDQDITEVIVQKFSDVVVERKSIGRLERLPEKYFFDEEQLLRLIEQIAATMGREFNESKAELHTQLPDGSRLTATHRSISPDGHMLTIRKHRDLLSQKDYLQYGSICKPMLSFLEYAVGIARASGMVSGGTGSGKTHLLNLISQFISPHISVITIEDVLELKLQHPFVRRFLTKPANHEGKGGFSIRDCVRLSLRKRPDVIIVGETRGGEIIDIVWAMNTDHPGSWSTAHANSPRALIDSTLPILFGKAEESYSSLERNLMVGSALDLIVQVKRFEEDGSRKVVSITEVIGTGESDEDKIRSMLSVKQVIPNRVYLQDIYVYEPLGVKEGKVVGQYRWTGHRPESLIRRWKAKGIREEEINEMFFTEPIKV
- a CDS encoding type II secretion system F family protein → MALLASIWMGIVLIMIAFPFLYVVDLGEKKNLSTRIILEKQREKNGISLFSSGQHIIYWVTEPARMEALAKRLGFDLLRMERQLHRLRWKTKVEEWFVLKAMGALFLGGAVILLGCQYLRDGEIDIFHKIGLITSLLLYFSPNLIINWYDKRAKKEMETQIPIFFSIVLALVEAGMPVHSAMNKAASRYPKRLGQEIACLEVEQKRYGNWRKALEELALRWDLDSFLSIVTDIQEALTKGTSIAHLLRMHIEEQLRKEEDQMTDEVNRMSVRLLPLVILLMGVPLMFLVLGPSFIGIQNQL
- a CDS encoding pilus assembly protein; translated protein: MNDIVHYAKRFWKEEDAVTIVEMVIIVAVILIFLIPTLVELRTTEDQKLKELQEKISK
- a CDS encoding prepilin peptidase, coding for MSLVLIPVLATAAYYDGRYRRVPNWLVGVTLCIAGLLRGAIGEIGQMIVGVGTGFLLTLLPVLVKGMGMGDQKLLMLVGSYTSPSTTYWIFCCSLVVSICFLLVYPSRISLTYHHLKSSAGVWLAHGDLWLPEVGKSALPLPYAISLLLAYIIYLVKTYV